One genomic region from Conexibacter woesei DSM 14684 encodes:
- a CDS encoding ATP-binding cassette domain-containing protein, with translation MQTRTEAPPVPSAPSGSPGSGPAISVKGLVKSFGDVRALDGVDLEVPQGTVLGLLGPNGAGKTTAVRAMTTLLKPDAGEIQVAGVDAIHDAATLREKIGLAGQYAAVDENLTGEENLTMVGRLYGMRRPEAKRRAQELLQRFDLTDAGKRPARTYSGGMRRRLDLAAALVARPPVLFLDEPTTGLDPRSRLSLWETIEELVAEGTTVLLTTQYLDEADRLADRIAVIDRGHVIAEGTADQLKDRVGGERLDVELADASEAEAACTALAPMSDERPVCDDGVVKLSVRQRNGAIVEAVEKLKAVGITPDDLVLRRPTLDDVFLSLTGHAAEAGDDDRTQEKAA, from the coding sequence ATGCAAACGAGAACGGAAGCACCCCCGGTGCCGTCGGCACCCTCTGGATCGCCCGGGAGCGGTCCGGCGATCAGTGTGAAGGGGCTTGTGAAGTCATTCGGCGACGTGCGCGCGCTCGACGGCGTCGACCTGGAGGTGCCGCAGGGCACCGTGCTCGGCCTGCTCGGGCCCAACGGCGCCGGCAAGACGACGGCGGTCCGCGCGATGACGACGCTGCTGAAGCCCGACGCGGGCGAGATCCAGGTCGCCGGTGTCGACGCGATCCATGACGCGGCGACGCTGCGCGAGAAGATCGGCCTCGCCGGCCAGTACGCGGCGGTCGACGAGAACCTCACGGGCGAGGAGAACCTGACGATGGTCGGGCGGCTCTACGGCATGCGCCGCCCGGAGGCGAAGCGGCGCGCGCAGGAGCTGCTGCAGCGCTTCGACCTGACCGACGCCGGCAAGCGGCCGGCGAGAACGTACTCGGGCGGCATGCGCCGCCGGCTCGACCTCGCGGCGGCGCTCGTCGCGAGACCGCCGGTGCTGTTCCTCGACGAGCCGACGACCGGCCTCGACCCCCGCAGCCGCCTGTCGCTGTGGGAGACGATCGAGGAGCTGGTCGCCGAGGGCACGACCGTGCTGCTGACGACGCAGTACCTCGACGAGGCCGACCGGCTCGCCGACAGGATCGCCGTGATCGACCGCGGCCACGTGATCGCGGAGGGCACCGCGGACCAGTTGAAGGACCGCGTCGGCGGTGAGCGGCTCGACGTCGAGCTGGCCGACGCGAGCGAGGCGGAGGCCGCCTGCACGGCGCTCGCGCCGATGTCCGACGAGCGGCCGGTCTGCGACGACGGCGTCGTCAAGCTGTCCGTGCGCCAGCGCAACGGCGCGATCGTCGAGGCGGTCGAGAAGCTGAAGGCGGTCGGCATCACGCCCGACGACCTCGTGCTGCGGCGGCCGACGCTCGACGACGTGTTCCTCTCGCTGACCGGCCACGCGGCCGAGGCGGGCGACGACGACAGAACCCAGGAGAAGGCCGCATGA
- a CDS encoding ferredoxin reductase produces the protein MERLTPVEMRAPGRWQIGTVTEIVTETPRVKSFRIALPMWMEHLPGQHYDVRLTAPDGYRAQRSYSIASSPLDTGSIELTIDRLDDGEVSPYFHDVVEVGDQVELRGPFAAYFVWRGESPALLVGGGSGVVPLMAMLRHQRRTMPELTLRLVYSVRHADDVIYARELRGDGETLLTYTREAPPGWSGHTGRVDAALIAQAGVDPVHGVAFVCGSNPFVESATGLLLDAGFAAARIRTERFGPSGASG, from the coding sequence TTGGAACGACTGACGCCGGTGGAGATGCGCGCCCCCGGGCGCTGGCAGATCGGGACCGTCACCGAGATCGTGACCGAGACGCCGCGGGTGAAGTCGTTCCGCATAGCGCTGCCGATGTGGATGGAGCACCTGCCCGGCCAGCACTACGACGTTCGGCTGACCGCGCCGGACGGCTATCGCGCGCAGCGCTCCTACTCGATCGCCTCCTCCCCGCTCGACACCGGCTCGATCGAGCTGACGATCGACCGGCTCGACGACGGCGAGGTCTCGCCGTACTTCCACGACGTCGTCGAGGTCGGCGACCAGGTCGAGCTGCGCGGGCCGTTCGCCGCCTACTTCGTCTGGCGCGGCGAGTCGCCGGCGCTGCTCGTCGGCGGCGGCTCCGGCGTCGTGCCGCTGATGGCGATGCTGCGCCACCAGCGCCGCACGATGCCCGAGCTGACGCTGCGGCTCGTCTACTCGGTGCGCCACGCCGACGACGTGATCTACGCGCGCGAGCTGCGCGGCGACGGCGAGACGCTGCTGACCTACACGCGCGAGGCGCCGCCCGGCTGGAGCGGTCACACCGGCCGCGTCGACGCGGCGCTGATCGCGCAGGCCGGCGTCGACCCCGTGCACGGGGTCGCGTTCGTCTGCGGCTCGAACCCGTTCGTCGAGAGCGCGACCGGCCTGCTGCTCGACGCCGGCTTCGCCGCTGCGCGGATCCGCACCGAGCGCTTCGGCCCCAGCGGCGCGAGCGGCTGA
- a CDS encoding ABC transporter permease, translating to MRRLVTDTLVIAERNLIRLPRSPDLLLAFTVQPVMFVLLFVYVFGGAISTPGYDYVDFLIPGIIVQNIAFGGFVTALGLSEDLSKGLIDRFRSLPMARPAVLAGRTLADVVTNTLSVIVLLVTGLIIGFSFHASVGEVLLGFVLLIVFGYAFSWIFALLGLMVSSPEAANSLGFIAVFPLTFISSAFVPTDSMPSALQWFADVNPFTVVVDAMRSLWLGAPAGNSVWGAFVWSAVIIAVFAPLAVSRYRRAASR from the coding sequence ATGAGGCGCCTCGTGACCGACACGCTGGTGATCGCCGAGCGGAACCTGATCCGCCTGCCGCGCTCGCCCGACCTGCTGCTTGCGTTCACCGTGCAGCCGGTGATGTTCGTGCTGCTGTTCGTCTACGTCTTCGGTGGCGCGATCAGCACGCCGGGCTACGACTACGTCGACTTCCTGATCCCGGGCATCATCGTCCAGAACATCGCCTTCGGCGGGTTCGTCACGGCGCTCGGGCTCTCGGAGGACCTCAGCAAGGGCCTGATCGACCGCTTCCGCTCGCTGCCGATGGCGCGGCCGGCGGTGCTCGCCGGGCGCACGCTGGCGGACGTCGTGACGAACACGCTGTCCGTGATCGTGCTGCTCGTGACGGGCCTGATCATCGGGTTCTCGTTCCACGCGAGCGTCGGCGAGGTGCTGCTCGGGTTCGTGCTGCTCATAGTGTTCGGGTACGCGTTCTCGTGGATCTTCGCGCTGCTCGGCCTGATGGTCTCCTCGCCCGAGGCGGCCAACTCGCTCGGCTTCATCGCCGTCTTCCCGCTGACGTTCATCTCGTCGGCGTTCGTGCCGACGGACTCGATGCCGTCCGCGCTGCAGTGGTTCGCGGACGTCAACCCGTTCACGGTCGTGGTCGACGCGATGCGCTCGCTGTGGCTCGGCGCGCCGGCCGGCAACAGCGTCTGGGGCGCGTTCGTCTGGTCCGCGGTGATCATCGCGGTCTTCGCGCCGCTCGCCGTCTCGCGCTACCGCCGCGCGGCCAGCCGCTGA
- a CDS encoding LCP family protein codes for MAHEDPDSFPASAHARLWLRFVAAAVVVIVLTAGATATAGLLNVQSFVDDLKAGGTISGAEDAITRAEAGSPRTVLLIGSDHRFGADRTDARSDTMLLIRIDPDAAATTVLSIPRDLRVDFRTRDGLVHAGRKINETYTLGGEALTARTITDTFGIEINHIANVNFRGFREAIDAIGCVYVDVDRRYYHSNIGVAPINQYAEIDIMPGYQMMCGQRALDYVRYRHLDNDLVRGARQQEFLRQLRSQYDARDFIDDPHRLTRVIGRRMQTDKGLQSVDALIDFGKLVAFSAGRPIQQIALTPNYTRDTAGASYVEAGPEEIARVRRAFLEPEPAPAPPRRAGGRGGRRGGGRGGRGGGQAAATSGLYEMPQAGKDQAIQLGATRIPVYYPRLLPSADGYMQAVTEGGYPLKYRTRTPAGMKQGYRLVVDVSTAAHPGNYVGIQGLAWTKPPILSNPSSDHRTIGGKKLDLYYDGKRLRLVAWRTPRAVYWVSNTLEKLLTNEQMLAVAGSLTRLGR; via the coding sequence ATGGCCCACGAGGATCCCGACAGCTTTCCCGCGTCCGCGCACGCCCGTCTCTGGCTGCGCTTCGTCGCCGCCGCCGTGGTCGTGATCGTGCTGACGGCGGGCGCGACGGCGACGGCGGGGCTGCTGAACGTGCAGTCGTTCGTCGACGACCTGAAGGCGGGCGGGACGATCAGCGGCGCCGAGGACGCGATCACGCGCGCCGAGGCCGGCTCGCCGCGGACGGTCCTGCTGATCGGCTCCGACCACCGCTTCGGCGCCGACCGCACCGACGCGCGCTCGGACACGATGCTGCTGATCCGGATCGACCCCGACGCGGCCGCGACGACCGTCCTGTCGATCCCGCGCGACTTGAGAGTCGACTTCAGAACGAGAGACGGGCTCGTGCACGCCGGGCGCAAGATCAACGAGACCTACACGCTCGGCGGCGAGGCGCTGACGGCGAGAACGATCACCGACACGTTCGGGATCGAGATCAACCACATCGCGAACGTCAACTTCAGAGGCTTCCGCGAGGCGATCGACGCGATCGGCTGCGTCTACGTCGACGTCGACCGGCGCTACTACCACTCCAACATCGGCGTCGCCCCGATCAACCAGTACGCCGAGATCGACATCATGCCGGGCTATCAGATGATGTGCGGGCAGAGAGCGCTCGACTACGTCCGCTACCGCCATCTCGACAACGACCTCGTGCGCGGCGCGCGGCAGCAGGAGTTCCTGCGCCAGTTGCGCTCGCAGTACGACGCGCGCGACTTCATCGACGACCCGCACCGGCTCACGCGCGTGATCGGCAGACGGATGCAGACCGACAAGGGGCTGCAGTCGGTCGACGCGCTGATCGACTTCGGCAAGCTCGTCGCGTTCTCTGCCGGCAGACCGATCCAGCAGATCGCGCTGACGCCGAACTACACGAGAGACACCGCCGGCGCCTCCTATGTCGAGGCCGGCCCGGAGGAGATCGCGCGCGTCAGGCGCGCGTTCCTGGAGCCGGAGCCGGCACCGGCGCCGCCGCGGCGCGCCGGCGGCAGAGGCGGGCGCAGAGGCGGCGGCAGGGGCGGGCGCGGCGGCGGCCAGGCGGCGGCGACCAGCGGTCTCTACGAGATGCCCCAGGCGGGCAAGGACCAGGCGATCCAGCTCGGCGCGACGCGGATCCCGGTCTACTACCCGCGGCTGCTGCCGAGCGCCGACGGCTACATGCAGGCGGTGACCGAGGGCGGCTACCCGCTCAAGTACCGCACGCGCACGCCGGCCGGGATGAAGCAGGGCTACCGCCTCGTCGTCGACGTCAGCACCGCGGCCCATCCGGGCAACTACGTCGGCATCCAGGGCCTCGCGTGGACGAAGCCGCCGATCCTCTCCAACCCGTCGAGCGACCACCGCACGATCGGCGGCAAGAAGCTCGACCTCTACTACGACGGCAAACGGCTGCGGCTCGTCGCGTGGAGAACGCCGAGAGCGGTCTACTGGGTCTCGAACACGCTCGAGAAGCTGCTCACGAACGAGCAGATGCTGGCCGTCGCCGGCTCGCTGACGCGACTCGGCAGATAG
- a CDS encoding helix-turn-helix transcriptional regulator, with product MAETSIRLLKLLALLQSRRDWMGQELADRLDVSCRTIRRDVDRLRELGYPVDALTGPNGGYRLHAGTAMPPLVLDDDEAVAIAVGLSGAASASVDGIEETSVRALVKLEQVLPAHLRRRVNALRSATSTRAATGPLVDAEVLTTIAAGCRDHERLRFGYSSRQGEESRRRVEPHSLVNLGQRWYFVAWDCGREGWRTFRLDRIEQMASDGTRFEERELPGGDPAAYVMRSMAAPHRYRARVTLHAPAQQMATRCSGTWETVEPLADGRCEYRSSDDSLDWLAVRIGMLGVDFEVHEPPELAERFRALSARFGRAGGLPPSGSVAHAR from the coding sequence ATGGCGGAGACGTCGATTCGACTGCTGAAGCTGCTGGCGCTGCTGCAGAGCCGGCGCGACTGGATGGGCCAGGAGCTGGCCGACCGGCTCGACGTCTCCTGCCGCACGATCCGCCGCGACGTCGACCGCCTGCGCGAGCTCGGCTATCCGGTCGACGCGCTGACCGGCCCCAACGGCGGCTACCGCCTCCACGCCGGCACGGCGATGCCGCCGCTCGTACTCGACGACGACGAGGCCGTCGCGATCGCCGTCGGCCTCAGCGGCGCGGCGAGCGCGTCGGTCGACGGAATCGAGGAGACGTCGGTGCGCGCGCTGGTGAAGCTGGAGCAGGTGCTGCCCGCGCACCTGCGCCGGCGCGTCAACGCGCTCCGCTCGGCGACCTCGACGCGCGCGGCGACCGGACCGCTCGTCGACGCCGAGGTGCTGACGACGATCGCCGCCGGCTGCCGCGACCACGAGCGGCTGCGCTTCGGCTACAGCAGCCGGCAGGGGGAGGAGAGCCGCCGCCGCGTCGAGCCGCACAGCCTCGTCAACCTCGGGCAGCGCTGGTACTTCGTCGCGTGGGACTGCGGGCGCGAGGGCTGGCGCACGTTCCGCCTCGACCGGATCGAGCAGATGGCCTCCGACGGCACCCGCTTCGAGGAGCGCGAGCTGCCCGGCGGCGATCCGGCCGCGTACGTGATGCGCAGCATGGCGGCGCCGCACCGCTACCGAGCGCGAGTGACGCTGCACGCGCCGGCGCAGCAGATGGCGACGCGCTGCTCGGGCACGTGGGAGACAGTCGAGCCGCTCGCGGACGGCCGCTGCGAGTACCGCTCCAGCGACGACTCGCTCGACTGGCTGGCGGTGCGGATCGGCATGCTCGGCGTCGACTTCGAGGTGCACGAGCCGCCCGAGCTGGCCGAGCGCTTCCGCGCGTTGTCGGCGCGGTTCGGCAGAGCGGGCGGTCTCCCGCCCAGCGGATCCGTGGCGCACGCACGCTAG